A stretch of Prosthecobacter debontii DNA encodes these proteins:
- a CDS encoding OmpH family outer membrane protein → MKRSGEKAVILAILVMALTGPRLMAQETPAPAAAPTASDITIPDKDSHYPFYYVDVQQLLKDYPKAAAFETTLKSLAELARAELGTIEEKWRKATAAGQTEEAATLQKEYAALKQTHQQEILKKKQQMSGVIWDDVREKVKENFSTSPFGYVVVYDQKLGKNQSGHFISATAAEERDDLSATRTDLTYALVQQLKKEPNSENLTSITTTPRYGPCYKVNFVTLIAAHPRHETVKATLQTVQEAETYSLTTHPEIRDLQQRIKRLSTEAGDPAEIQALISKRQTELRDKQTALETASQTRMNELRDRLIAQMMGDIEKAISILMEPEETYTIVSDHITSQALPAYQFMEGMTLPDITPQVAAYVKAMVAP, encoded by the coding sequence ATGAAAAGATCTGGAGAAAAAGCGGTGATCCTGGCCATCCTCGTGATGGCACTCACCGGGCCAAGGCTCATGGCGCAAGAAACGCCCGCCCCTGCTGCAGCCCCGACGGCATCGGACATCACCATCCCAGACAAGGACAGTCACTATCCTTTTTATTACGTCGATGTGCAACAACTGCTGAAGGACTACCCCAAAGCCGCTGCCTTTGAGACCACCCTGAAGTCGCTGGCGGAGTTGGCCCGGGCTGAGCTCGGGACCATTGAGGAAAAATGGCGCAAGGCCACGGCCGCAGGTCAGACAGAAGAAGCCGCCACTCTGCAAAAGGAATACGCTGCCCTGAAACAAACCCACCAGCAGGAAATCCTGAAAAAGAAGCAACAGATGAGCGGTGTGATCTGGGATGACGTGCGCGAAAAGGTGAAGGAGAACTTTAGCACCAGCCCCTTCGGTTATGTCGTTGTTTATGATCAAAAATTAGGAAAAAACCAATCGGGTCATTTCATCTCGGCAACGGCTGCAGAGGAACGTGACGACCTCTCCGCCACTCGGACTGACCTCACCTATGCCCTCGTGCAACAGCTCAAAAAGGAACCCAATTCGGAGAACCTCACCAGCATCACGACCACCCCACGCTACGGCCCCTGCTACAAGGTGAACTTCGTCACCCTGATCGCGGCTCACCCACGCCATGAAACCGTGAAAGCCACCCTGCAAACGGTGCAGGAGGCCGAGACCTACAGCCTGACCACTCACCCCGAGATCCGCGACCTCCAACAGAGGATCAAACGCCTGAGCACGGAGGCTGGCGACCCAGCAGAGATCCAAGCACTCATCTCAAAACGACAGACCGAACTGCGTGACAAACAAACCGCGCTGGAAACCGCAAGCCAAACGCGCATGAACGAATTGCGTGATCGCCTCATTGCCCAGATGATGGGCGATATCGAAAAAGCCATCTCCATCCTCATGGAGCCGGAGGAAACCTACACCATCGTCTCGGATCACATCACCAGTCAGGCCCTTCCCGCTTACCAGTTCATGGAGGGCATGACCCTGCCGGACATCACCCCGCAAGTGGCCGCGTATGTGAAAGCCATGGTGGCCCCCTGA
- a CDS encoding nuclear transport factor 2 family protein yields MPKDGLPAHHSSPPGTLVMNYATRLLIPTESPASHRDLFYPPYPMPLSPQETVIDIKTHEMQRVGMSSAVQLPSSPTETVSIIQTYFTAYEEGDRDTVSALLAEDFSFSSPLNHRVDRDSYFRNCWPMNPHITLHIERIFEKGNEAFVTYECERNDGTRFRNTGFFILRDGGIRHIHIYCDSPEDLAPWREPSPGIMAAALS; encoded by the coding sequence ATGCCAAAAGACGGACTGCCCGCCCACCACTCATCGCCGCCCGGCACCCTCGTCATGAACTATGCGACACGCCTCCTGATCCCGACTGAGTCCCCCGCCTCCCACCGCGATCTTTTTTATCCTCCGTATCCCATGCCGCTCTCGCCTCAAGAGACGGTCATCGACATCAAGACCCACGAGATGCAACGCGTCGGCATGAGCTCTGCAGTCCAGCTGCCCAGCTCTCCCACGGAGACGGTGAGCATCATTCAGACGTATTTCACCGCTTATGAAGAGGGGGATCGTGACACCGTCTCCGCTCTCTTGGCCGAGGACTTCAGCTTCAGCAGTCCGCTGAATCATCGCGTTGACCGCGATAGCTACTTTCGCAACTGCTGGCCCATGAACCCGCATATCACCCTCCACATCGAGCGCATCTTTGAAAAGGGCAATGAAGCCTTTGTCACCTACGAGTGCGAGCGCAATGACGGCACCCGCTTTCGTAACACCGGCTTCTTCATCCTGCGTGATGGCGGCATCCGCCACATCCACATCTACTGCGATTCTCCGGAGGATCTCGCCCCCTGGCGGGAGCCCTCGCCCGGCATCATGGCCGCCGCCCTGTCCTAG
- a CDS encoding sulfatase family protein gives MRFPTFFLVTSGFLLACFWKACTPAVSAAEAAPAASSKPNVLIITTDDMSCDSVGVYGCKLADTTPNMDRLAARGVRFAQAHVVVGNCMPSRNVMWSGRYPHHTGIQGFDPLPREEVKYPVLGELMHAAGWFTGIRGKVPHSTPFVPFPWDIVLDTNAEGKKVHIKDAPSYGESLTQGIEAARKAGQPFCLMLNVSDPHKPFYAEGNKGQTVDDPHVPSRVFTPEEVPVPGFLPDDPVIRKELAHYYSSVRRADDAVGAILAALEKAGEMEKTIILFLSDHGMPLPFAKTQLYHHSTRTPMMMVWPGVTKPGRVEETHMVSAVDLLPTLLEMLNLPLPEGMDGRSFVPVLKGETQEGRDMVFKSYYENSGGQITPMRAVQTKDFLYIFNPWSNGKRVMSGATAGTPTCRQMRVLAKTDEAVAARVDLFDHRRPAEAYDVRYDPDALTNLIDLPAHAAQVTILEQAIEAWMVKTGDPLLDVFRHRQDAAYREQWMLEREQNMKKARGKGRKADRSEVEEDGEMKDEAAPKKGQGPAKAKGKGKGTAMSTAQAHAEAKLIELTLPERLVPGGQAVVKVAHHLPADLGTQPVQITLKSAKNERLERKTLHLRGEGVSEVTFDLPAEVPGGAFIFAGLVGENISTALQHWQSKLVKVSGE, from the coding sequence ATGCGTTTCCCTACGTTCTTTCTGGTCACGAGTGGCTTTCTGCTCGCCTGCTTTTGGAAGGCTTGCACACCGGCGGTATCTGCCGCCGAGGCGGCCCCGGCAGCGAGCTCAAAGCCGAATGTGCTCATCATCACCACCGATGACATGAGCTGTGACTCGGTGGGCGTCTATGGCTGCAAGCTCGCCGATACGACGCCCAACATGGATCGCCTAGCAGCACGTGGCGTGCGCTTCGCTCAGGCGCATGTGGTGGTGGGAAACTGCATGCCCTCGCGCAATGTCATGTGGTCGGGCCGCTACCCGCATCACACCGGCATTCAGGGCTTTGATCCACTGCCGCGTGAAGAGGTCAAGTATCCCGTGCTGGGAGAGCTGATGCATGCGGCGGGCTGGTTCACCGGCATCCGGGGGAAGGTGCCGCACTCCACCCCCTTTGTGCCGTTTCCCTGGGACATCGTTTTGGACACGAATGCGGAAGGTAAGAAGGTGCACATCAAGGATGCCCCCTCCTATGGGGAAAGTCTGACGCAAGGCATTGAGGCCGCACGCAAGGCTGGGCAACCTTTCTGCCTGATGCTGAATGTGTCTGACCCGCACAAGCCTTTCTATGCCGAGGGGAATAAAGGCCAGACGGTGGACGATCCGCATGTGCCCAGCCGCGTCTTCACGCCGGAGGAAGTGCCCGTTCCGGGCTTCCTGCCCGATGATCCGGTCATCCGCAAGGAACTGGCGCATTACTACTCCTCCGTGCGTCGTGCCGATGACGCCGTGGGAGCCATCCTGGCGGCGCTGGAAAAAGCCGGTGAGATGGAGAAGACCATCATCCTCTTTTTGTCAGATCACGGCATGCCGTTGCCCTTTGCTAAAACTCAACTCTACCACCACAGCACACGCACGCCGATGATGATGGTGTGGCCCGGCGTGACGAAGCCCGGGCGTGTGGAGGAGACGCACATGGTCTCGGCGGTGGATCTGCTGCCCACCCTGCTGGAGATGCTGAACCTGCCGCTGCCCGAGGGTATGGATGGCCGCTCCTTTGTCCCGGTGCTGAAAGGTGAGACCCAGGAGGGAAGAGACATGGTTTTCAAATCCTACTACGAGAACTCCGGCGGCCAGATCACCCCCATGCGGGCCGTGCAGACGAAGGATTTCCTCTACATCTTCAATCCCTGGTCTAACGGTAAGCGTGTTATGAGTGGCGCCACCGCAGGCACCCCCACCTGTCGCCAGATGCGCGTGCTGGCGAAGACGGATGAGGCGGTGGCTGCGCGGGTGGATCTCTTTGACCATCGCCGCCCAGCCGAGGCCTATGACGTGCGGTATGATCCTGATGCGCTCACGAACCTGATCGACCTGCCTGCCCATGCCGCTCAAGTGACGATCCTGGAGCAGGCCATAGAAGCCTGGATGGTGAAGACCGGAGATCCACTGCTGGACGTCTTCCGCCACCGTCAGGATGCGGCCTATCGTGAGCAGTGGATGCTGGAACGCGAGCAGAACATGAAGAAGGCCCGGGGCAAGGGCCGGAAAGCCGACCGGAGTGAAGTGGAGGAAGACGGAGAGATGAAAGACGAGGCTGCACCGAAGAAAGGTCAAGGCCCAGCCAAAGCCAAGGGAAAAGGCAAAGGCACGGCGATGTCCACGGCTCAGGCTCATGCAGAGGCCAAGCTCATCGAACTGACGCTTCCCGAGCGCCTCGTGCCCGGCGGACAAGCCGTCGTCAAAGTCGCCCATCATCTGCCTGCGGATCTCGGCACCCAACCCGTGCAGATCACCCTGAAGAGTGCCAAGAACGAGCGCCTGGAACGCAAGACCCTGCACCTGCGTGGCGAGGGCGTGAGTGAGGTCACCTTCGATCTCCCCGCCGAGGTTCCCGGCGGTGCCTTCATCTTCGCTGGGCTGGTGGGTGAGAACATCAGCACAGCCCTCCAGCACTGGCAGAGCAAGCTAGTGAAGGTGAGCGGGGAGTGA